In Cheilinus undulatus linkage group 3, ASM1832078v1, whole genome shotgun sequence, the genomic window GACCTTTGAGTGAAGCTGTAGTTGACACAGCATCACCTGTAGAGCTCTGAGTCTCTGTGGCTGTGGTTATGAGAACAGAACTGTGTGGATGTTGTGATGAGTCCAGAGCTTTGGAGGGTTTAGAGTCAGCCTGAGTGGAATAACTACTTCCAGGAAGGTGGAGTTTTTGCTCTGTCATCCCAGATTGCACAGGTAGCTGAGGTTGAATTTTATCCGTGATAGGTGTGGATAATAACTTGGTTTGGTCTGACTTCTTTCCAAATCCTGACTCGACATGGCTACTTTCTCCACTCACAGAGCTTAGAGCTTTATTCTGAATCACCTCCAGGGCACTGTCTGTTTGCCTCTCAATCTGGGGCTCAATGAGAGCCAACTGCTCATCAGATATGATCTGGAGACAAATCTGAAGATCTGCTGTCTGCACGTGAAACACATTCTGGGCAGGTGACTGCATCTGGTCCAGGGGTACAATGTGACAAGGAGTGTTTGAGCTGCTAAACCCTCTGTTTAGAGGACTTGGCTGGTTTAATGCTGGTGAAAGTTGCGGGTGTGACAGAAGAGGGTTAGGCTGACACTGGGATGCAGCTGTAAAGGCAGCAGGAGCGATCTGATTGGTTGCTGCAGGTCTGGGTGACTGCATAGATGCTGGTGCCCCTGCATGTTTTGTCGGCTGTATTAAAGTGCTGCACAGTCTAGCCCGATGATCTTGCAGACATGTTGTGGTTATGGTAGTCTCTGAGAACTGCCTGTGCGCTACAGCGACACCAGCATGTTGTCTGGATGTTTCACCTTGACGAGAGTTTGCAGGCAAAATTTGCTGGCGTGGCGTTGCACTAAAGGATGGAAAGTTTTTGATACCACAACTCTGCATTAGCGGCGAGGCTGCAGGATTGCTGCACTTGTTTTCAGAAGTTGTGATTAAAGTCGTAGCCTGAGCAGAGGTGAAACTGTGGCTATCAGTTCCTGTTGGTTTATCCACTTCATGCGATGCAGGATCTGAGTCGGGTTCGGCAGCATTAGGTAACTTGAGCTGGTACTTGGGCAGGAAGCTGGTCTTGGCAGGAGTGTGGGTTGAAGCGGCTGACGAGGTGCTAACAGATGGTGTATTTGCATTGATTATGCATGGCTGGAAGAGAACTCCTTTGAGCGGTGTATGTTTTTGATTCTGCTGAAGGCTGATATAAGTGAGATTTGTGTCCTGCTGAGGCACACTGCCAGTGACAGAGGGAGGACGATGAGTCAGCGTATTTGGGTCTGTCTCCATCTCCAGAGGGCAAATTATTTTGTCATCAGTTTTCGGCTTTTTCCTGTCAGAGGGAATTTGGACCCCACTGAGCTGTGAGTCGGTATGTTTCTCTACACTAATCAATCTCCCAGACTCTGCCTTGTTGATGCTGTCTATTTTGTGGCTAACTAGAGATCCGATTGGAGGTAATGGCAGAACTGACAAAGACAGATTTCTGTGTAGTGGAGTCTTACTGGAACTGCAGGATGAAGGAAGTTTGTTAGTTTGATTAAAATCCAAAGCAGAGACGAGGGATACTTTAGCAGGAGGGCAGCCTGGATGACAAACTGTTGCACTTGTGAAGTTTAAAACCGATCCAGTTGGTGTGACAGCCTCTTTACTGACTGTCGATGACCTTTTTTGTAGGCCCTCTTGCTCTGGGTGTGCCAAACATTTCCTGCCTTTCTCATCCCCACCTTTCTCAGCGTTATAGAGCTTCCTAAATGTCCCTCCCCCGTACATGTACCACTTATTGTAGGCAAACTTTTGTGCTTTCTTCCTCCTGAACTTTCCTCTGCTTGGCTCTCCGCAAATGTCACCGCCGTCCCCGTCGCAGCTGAGACTGCCGGTGTATGCCTCCTCCACAGATGAATTCATGAAGAGACCGTCTGTTGCGTGGTTGCAGTCTACGGCAGTCTGCCGGACCAGTGGGCGGTGGGTGGAGGACTGCTGGTTCACAGGCTTGATCGGGAAACCTGTTGGGTTGATCTGGCCAGAGCTTCCCCTCCGAATGAGCGTTACATAATCTCTCTGATAGGAGGAGGCTTGGCTGTTTTTCTCAGGCTGCAGGAGGGTCACGCTGAATGGGAGGGAGTTGCTGCGGGTTAAGGGAGCGTGATCCATCGTGTTGGAGCGCTGAGTGGGCACAGAGCTGTACAGGCCGTGATTCCTGTTTCCTTGTAATCCAACATTTGGAGTCTTATTGATcctcatgtcaaagtgaaaggaGTCTTTGTAAGTATACGGCATAGGGAGGTCGATACTACCCTGCTTTGACAGGACAGTTTTCCGTGGTCTTACATTCTCCAGCTGCTTGTCCTCCACGACTGCTGAGTTCTCAGAAATCAGCTTAGAAATGTGCTCCTCCAGTTTCTTCTGCTCCTGCTGCCTTGACGTATTGCTGGGCTCCTGTCCACTTTGGCCTGGTTTTGACTGTAGCTGTGTGCTGCTGGTTTCTTCTAGATGCTCCTTGGTAGATTCTGTGAGAGAATCCATGCTGTGTTCAGGTAAGACGCTACCAGGGCTTGGGTAGTGGTCGCCACTCTCACTAAAACCTGAGTCGGTGCTCTCGTGGCTCTGGGATTTCCCTTTTGATACAGAGCTTTCCCACTGCTTGGAGAACAGAGTCGCCTCCTGTCTCTGGAGAGGAAGATGTCTACCAGCAGTCTGTGgaggtttttcatttttcaccctttgtttttcctcctctgttgtTGCCTTAGTGCTTTCATTTTGTTCTGTCTTCTGACCTGCAGGGGTCAACTCTGCACTGACAGAGCTTTGCATCTGTACAGAGGAGACCTTTGCAGTGATCTCAGCAGCTGTTAGTGTGGCTTCATTTTCCATGCTGCTTGACCCCTCGCTCCGCTCATCCAGAGACAAACTGGATGCACAAGTCTCTCTTGAGCTTGACATGTCCAGGCTGCCCAGGCTGCTTTGCTCCGATTCAGACGAGAGGCGTGCATGCGCCTGAGTTCTCTTATGTTTGTAGAGGTTGCTCTGAGTCTTAAAAGAAACTCCACAAGTGTTGCAGGGGTAGGGCCTCTCCCCTGTGTGGCAGCGAAGATGCTTCTCCAGCACGCTGGGCTTCATGCAGTCCCGTCCACAATGCGGGCACACGTGCTttcctgctgactttggtctgacAGCAGGAGCGGCAGCTGCCAAACTCAATCCTGGCTGAGCCTGCAGCCCACCAGCAATGTGCAATGTCAGAAAGGGAAGAGTCTCCTTGGAGTAAAGCGGCGGCATGGCCAGATGGAGCGTGGCTGGCGAGCGGGTAGCCGCAGGAGGCTGGGGGTAAGGCTGCGCTGGAAGAGTAGGCCCCGTGTGGATGTAAACAGCCGTCAGTGGGGCCTGGATGTCCAtccttttctctgtctgtgCTGCGACGGAGTTGCTGTGCACTAGAGCATTCGCCAATCCTGGCTTGCCAGTCTCCATGGTAACACTGCTGCTGTCGTGATGTACCAGTGCCAGGACTCTAATTACCTGTAAGATAAGAACAGTTTGCATTAGACCTCTGCTTTGTCTCAGATCAAACGGAGCTCTGTCTGTTTAAGTGGCTTGTCTTTAGGAACACAATGACACTTCTCTCCTGGTGAACATTTTGTCTTTGCACCAActggaagagagaaaaagagcaaagcaatgaaaaatgtaccaaagcatACTGTGATGATAGCTATGCAGTTTCCTTCAGGACAGATggctgattaaaaaatgaatccaGTCCAGATTTTAAAGGGTATTCAAATCCTGGGTCTGTCTCCAGCACCAAAATAAACTATGGATCAGTGATGAGCAAAAATACCTTTGgttagagagaaagaaaaggctTCAGAATCTCTGCTGTGATATTTCCAGAGCAGCTGGTGCAGGAACAATAAGACATGTTTTCTATGCAGGCAGTGGAGATAAAACATTGAGAGAGATGTATGTATACAGTAGAGAGAAACGGGGGTGATGTAGGAGAGTGACTCACTTTAGGAGTGGGGTGAGGGAATGAGATCAGGTGCTCATACAGTACAGCAGAGGCTTTTATCTCCCCAAATGAAATATGCCTGCTGACATTAGCCACCAGTCAGTATCAGTTAACCAGTGCACCCATCTTGTTCACAGTAGAATGTGGCAGCTTTGTCTTATGACAGACTGTAGCATTTGTGTAATCGAATCAAAAACCAAAAAGATTCACATTAAGTCAAGCAAATTTCATTTCCTGcatctgctgctgcatgcaTTGTGATTTTGCATAATTTAACCACAGAGGTACATTTGGCATGAAGCACGCTCTTTTGTTAGTTGTGCAGCTTGACGGAGCCTATGTGAGATTTTGTGGTAAAGTTTGCTCTTTGCATTTAGGTCAagtttttttgatttttaaaactgcaaCAAAGAGCACCATTATAATATAATGTGCTTTCACTTCCTTTCAGTTATGCAAATGTATGCTTTGCTGTCAATGTTCTataaaaaaggcttttattgtgCATCATGTTGTGTCTCTAAATTACAGAGGGAAGTCATTTCATGTAGCTggtttaaagttgttttatgGTAGAGTGTGCTAAAATATGTCGTTCCTTAGTATAACTGCTGCTTATAATAGAGAGAAAAGTGTCAGCAGAACTCGATAGCATCACATTTGAACTGAACAAATTATctaaaaaaggggaaacagtTCAAGGTGTTGCCTCAGTAGAGGTACAACTACCACTAAAAGAAGGCAGAGCATGCTGTAACTAGGCCAAACTCAGGCGCAACAGtttgcaaaaaggaaaaagaaaaaaaaaaacagaagtgagAAGTCTCTTACCTTCTTCCTTTGCTCTTCACTCAGCAACAATTATCCTGCTTTTCTTAGACAGCCCTCCCGTTCTTCAGTGTACCTGCACATTTTCATACGCTCCAGGTCGTGCGCTCCCCTCCAGGCGGATTCTCTCACACAGCTCTTTGACATGAACTGTTACTTGTCACGAGGAAGCGGAATACATGCAAATGAGAGAGAAGATGCACTATGAAAGTGgtgaggcagagaggaggagtgAGAGAAGGAGGCTGGGTGGGTGTGTGGCTGTCAAACAAAGAACaagttaaaaacacagatttagtGAGTGAACGAGCAGGCAGGCCCCAGGCACACATGGAAGGATTTAAGGCTGATACAAAGTGTTAGTGCAGAAGTGAAAGTGACCGGCTGCAAGAGGAAGTGCAGTGACAGAGACGAGCTTACCTTCAACACTCTCATTGGCTGACTGACTGGCTTTTTACATCAACAGTTTGATGCAGCACCTGACTTCTGGCTCTCTTATATTCTCGCTCCCCCACCTACTTCCTCCCACACACTGTATTTCATACACCCACATAGACAAGGGTGCAGAACAGCTAATGTTGATGTGGCTGCCTGGCTGCACGTGCATGGCTCTCACTCTCTCAGGCAGAGAACAAATGGATGAGTTGTGAGTGGATGGAGTGAATTTCTCACCTCCGACCACAGCTCCCATtacagtatttatcattttaaagtggTACACCAGTTTACTCCACACATGCATTCACACAGCCACACtcccctttttcttttatttaatttactcACACTTCTGGTATCAATGTATCTCTGCTtgttttacacagaaaaaaaactgtatttttaagtGTAGAACACACACCAGCATGCTTTATTTCCATCTAAATCTGACAAGCCAAAATAAACTCTAAGGAATTGTGATATTTTTCTCAGCGTTTTCTCAACTCGTCAAAGAGGAAACTATGAATcatgtgggtgttttttttacaatacatggctaaagagaaagacaaaaaacacatgCTTCACATATCATTTGACTGTATACCTGCGCAGCCAAGCCACCCCaccactttaaaatgaaaataagattATCTGGGATTAAACCATACCAGCCTCAAAAATATTTTGGCCCCCATTTAAATGGTCAGATCATATAAAGGCCTTTTTTTCTTACTGCATGGCaccataaaagagaaaacaacacTAACATATATGCCTTTGGATTTGCAGCTTTATGTTTGCATGCCACCTTATGAGCAATACCAGTCACAGTGAGTCATATGCACCTAACTGGAGATGCTGTAAGGAAAATCTTGGCTAAGATAGATATTGACAGCCTACATTTGCATGCATTAGAATTTTTAAGTTTGTGTTTATACAATATATACAGGACTGTGCTGGAACTGGAACCTTTAGAAATAGTTTGGGCCAAAAGTCAAGTCTGACGTAAGGCATAGATTTGGCGAGCGAGACACCAGAGGGCACCATGGTGCAGGAGAAaaattgacacaaccccaggagtgctctggatgtccttatATATTACTAGGGGCATGGGAAATTAATCTGTTGGGAAAATAACAGTGTTGgtcagagtaaggggtggatgtggcaagtaagaaTGGTCTAAGATATTGTtcacaagcccctggttgtgctgtggatgtcccaagtgCCTTAAGAACTGATTGCAGTCTTTGGGCATATTACCAggtgtgaaaaggcccagacaaaagagatgctgtcaagGTTGACCTTGTGTGACGTACACATGTTGGCATCTGTCGAGCTCGACTCTTGCTGCCCTTGCCCCTCTCTCTGGCCCCAGGTGAGTGTTATaacattgtattcaaacacatgtactTTGAAACAGAGTTGCCCCGCCCCCCTTTTGCActtataacagcctccactcttcttggagggTTTTCCACAAGACTTTGGAgtggaatttgtgcccattcagtcggtagagcatttatgaggtaagacactgatgttggatgaggaGGCCTGTCTCCCCATCCTGTTCCAGtgcatcccaaaggtgcttgatggggttgaggtcagggctctgtgcgggtCAGTTATCCACGTCAAACTCATCAGGCCATGTCatcagtccttgctttgtgcactggggcacagtcatgttggaaaaaacacattgcCATTGCTCCACAGTAATGTCTCACTCCATgtgacgcttggcattggacttggtgatgtgagagTTGCATACAGCTGTTTggctatggaaacccattcattaAGCTCctactgcacagtttttgtgcttatgttaatgccagtggaagttcagaacacTTCAGTCATAGATTCAGCAGAGCCATGCACAACTGGCAGTCATTGACCCACTCTGTGGTTTTACATGGTCCCCCACTTCGTTGCTGAggtgctgttgttcctaaatgcttccactttctaataccATCACTTACAGCAGacggaatatccagcagggaggaaACTTCACAAACAGCCTTATTGCAGAAGTAGCATCCATCTCAgcaccacacttgaagtcactgaggtcttcagaacgacccattttgtatcgcAAATGTTTGTAAATACAGACTGTGTagctaggtgatgattttatacacctgtgggtctgatcaAAACACATGAATTCAATACATAACAGGTGTGGTCAAACACTTGTCCATATGTAATGTATGCAAAGTATCAATAAATGATGGATCAAGAACATGCATGAAGAAAAGAGTAAAAAGCACCTGTCACATGATGGTCATCATCATCCCAGAGCACTGTTATCCTAACATTCTCTGCTGTGTTCACACTCAGCTCACTTCAGCTGTACTGAGAAACTATACTTGGAGGCTGGCAGGAAAAGGTTCAGGAAATGTTGGGTTGAAAACTTGGACATTGTAGTTTAAACACAAAGGAGAGCAGAGCAAGGCACAACCTTACACTTTCTGGATTTGGTTCAATAATTTTAAGAATATTTAAGTTACATCGATCGCATTGTTATGATACCAGCATACACATCACTGCCACAAATTAACTCTGGAATTTTGTTTTTAGGTTTAACCCTGAAAATTGCAAAAGTGACTGAAGTGAAATGTTTCAGCTAACTGCTTAGACAGGGTTATTTATAGCATGAGTAGACTTGGTTGAACACTTGCCAGAAAAGTTAGTTTAAAcacaattaattgaaaaaagatgacaaaataaaaaataaagatgatgtatgtgaaaatgtatcttaaaatgtattttaaatataCATATTCTTATTCTTATCCTTATATTTATGTGGTCAtaaattgatataaaataatagttaaatataatataatgatatgatatgaaacgAACAGTTTTAATGCTATGACATTTCTATTTTCTATTCTTTTATCCATAGGTGGAACGAGGGCATGACTTATGGGGCTAAAGTCCTGATTGTTGTCATTAAAGCCCTGAATCTTTTGGGTTGGTTAAAAGTACATCACATACCTATACTATGaataataaatgcaaaaaggaaTATGTGATAAAGAACTGGGCCTTACTGATcacaaaatttgatttttaaagccgaacacatatttttaaaaatatgatctttttaCTATTAACAACTTATGCACTCACTGCAGTATAAATGTACTTTAACATTGTTctgaaaaatacaattttcagcatttttgtgaataaataaatatctataaccccattttttgttttttatgtcctTTGTTTGGAAATGCATGATTCTTATTGTGCATTTTTGCACCAAATTCCTATCCTACCTATGCAGAGTAGCTTAAAAAACGACATATCAGACATTTCTAGGAGGCAGAAGTGAAAAGTGTTGAACTTAAACAAGGTATTTCATTCTTTTAGAATGAGAACGACCCTTTTAGTGCAGTtagtcagagaaaaaaaaaatatgtaagcactgaggatttttttttaggttgtattggatcatttttgtcaaaattatGTATTgatttgttgcctttttttaatataattttgtgttttaaatcacattaaagTGGTGCATACAACTACCTGATAAGCAAACAATTTTGGACGAAGCAGCTCCCTGAACCGTCCTTTATTACAGCGTAGCCCCAGATATTTAACATGTCTGGCTCCATCCCTGCTCTTATCCTTGGGCAACATGAGTGGAGTTAGTAGTTAGTAACATTTTACAGCAAACCCCACTGTAAGAAGTTTTAATTTAGCCTA contains:
- the znf831 gene encoding zinc finger protein 831, with translation METGKPGLANALVHSNSVAAQTEKRMDIQAPLTAVYIHTGPTLPAQPYPQPPAATRSPATLHLAMPPLYSKETLPFLTLHIAGGLQAQPGLSLAAAAPAVRPKSAGKHVCPHCGRDCMKPSVLEKHLRCHTGERPYPCNTCGVSFKTQSNLYKHKRTQAHARLSSESEQSSLGSLDMSSSRETCASSLSLDERSEGSSSMENEATLTAAEITAKVSSVQMQSSVSAELTPAGQKTEQNESTKATTEEEKQRVKNEKPPQTAGRHLPLQRQEATLFSKQWESSVSKGKSQSHESTDSGFSESGDHYPSPGSVLPEHSMDSLTESTKEHLEETSSTQLQSKPGQSGQEPSNTSRQQEQKKLEEHISKLISENSAVVEDKQLENVRPRKTVLSKQGSIDLPMPYTYKDSFHFDMRINKTPNVGLQGNRNHGLYSSVPTQRSNTMDHAPLTRSNSLPFSVTLLQPEKNSQASSYQRDYVTLIRRGSSGQINPTGFPIKPVNQQSSTHRPLVRQTAVDCNHATDGLFMNSSVEEAYTGSLSCDGDGGDICGEPSRGKFRRKKAQKFAYNKWYMYGGGTFRKLYNAEKGGDEKGRKCLAHPEQEGLQKRSSTVSKEAVTPTGSVLNFTSATVCHPGCPPAKVSLVSALDFNQTNKLPSSCSSSKTPLHRNLSLSVLPLPPIGSLVSHKIDSINKAESGRLISVEKHTDSQLSGVQIPSDRKKPKTDDKIICPLEMETDPNTLTHRPPSVTGSVPQQDTNLTYISLQQNQKHTPLKGVLFQPCIINANTPSVSTSSAASTHTPAKTSFLPKYQLKLPNAAEPDSDPASHEVDKPTGTDSHSFTSAQATTLITTSENKCSNPAASPLMQSCGIKNFPSFSATPRQQILPANSRQGETSRQHAGVAVAHRQFSETTITTTCLQDHRARLCSTLIQPTKHAGAPASMQSPRPAATNQIAPAAFTAASQCQPNPLLSHPQLSPALNQPSPLNRGFSSSNTPCHIVPLDQMQSPAQNVFHVQTADLQICLQIISDEQLALIEPQIERQTDSALEVIQNKALSSVSGESSHVESGFGKKSDQTKLLSTPITDKIQPQLPVQSGMTEQKLHLPGSSYSTQADSKPSKALDSSQHPHSSVLITTATETQSSTGDAVSTTASLKGLQPDREHALSLNRSVEEPLSSDIRVSQGGLISQQVSGQHKLSVTSLSHSTENQKSITSGKLEREFQNKLICNAGPVKAHKSSRLESREGQHLVQVGLGQASNAAGADELPGSVSALSCQTPRQMVTQTSIHCSNPTESSSSEAENSCEHASKGGHTEDLASSHRISLSRSEDVISSAYSQNQPDQFTSVSSNIKMGDRDNVRDHTDVLKSVHNIPSAELMEAASLGGSGIHVEPQTQGHGETSDSTDAGPKQREETSHHSLEGQAGGEVDNSRIIRAEQGEAESDCRYTCLQESTKQEGYDNKVVPDSFKNSVPSEQHLQDLSQTHSGMSDSSSRSPQRAPSMSHNPNSPASCSQARLLHYPQPPLETNVYFSQKHWDSSGIHNQQTQKLCESNQSQHIKAHVQLTETQNILLKTEPSPLQSQTFSHQDQKPKQKQASITLSNQQGNMTAANNTAVSCCATLGSPKSLSPDVKPSLSSQLSQTSFSIGATVGLTADTEASKNPLSDNKSVQPLTHSEHVDYQDSQEKLPKDYMIQSCSSERSDSTNKYQSFFLGGQLHGYQAECLPSGVRPVQSCQDYTEDTSSSDDEGKLIIEL